A genomic region of Colletotrichum destructivum chromosome 1, complete sequence contains the following coding sequences:
- a CDS encoding Putative myc-type, basic helix-loop-helix (bHLH) domain-containing protein encodes MDAAFWNLQESASAQNLDEYFQQFFDTNGTEYQNDPMLSTLHDNVVEDGSVMVYQASGKQSNTRMGETDTSMDVETANSAILSQLYWPLSPREHVTETGASTPYLLQQSQRQEQHVAHYVNQPQPVFTTHQHFEMLPASDLIYSSGQSEDYTFGITCQRNEEQHNMASTSLGTPAGTSTVPCSQMSASGLTVHTVNFFPLISPASNAQSDQGLLYDQLLSSSAYDLQDEMAVETTIAQLPVAELPVKACDTNTSRATAKARVQHSPTLTPRRERATSTLLQVFSETRKANEDELGQTPESQETALTRGGKSGNPSILAKNMSNMSPPLFPQPEHQNRSLFIQPQPQPQSYPTIPADVHGEPSPSAPATLIKLTASSANNSTRSNAQELRGLKHMKFSELPESVNFSSSFEHSDLDMATPIQSRTDPRSVMSSSMQSLGPPAVEKLTATAASASPNAAAGSTGIAAGGMPHFLDRGSKSRRTSVSPVHASSALKQRSSPSIKPLLPGTPGGYSAQDTVTDLLASKSNYQNILEGNTVPGVTYPSEMSTNLTLKRASHKLAEQGRRNRFNLGLEDMASLLPHALDDSMNGENDEKTNKSVRVGGASNSKANIVELALGYIKQLKKEVADANKRAVEAENKLGLGRHQCEKNTVGAELGI; translated from the exons ATGGATGCCGCTTTTTGGAACCTCCAAgagtcggcctcggcgcaaAATCTTGATGAGTACTTTCAACAATTCTTCGACACAAACGGAACGGAATATCAGAACGACCCTATGCTATCAACTTTGCACGACAACGTGGTCGAAGATGGGTCCGTGATGGTATACCAGGCCAGTGGAAAGCAGTCCAATACGCGGATGGGAGAAACAGACACATCTATGGATGTAGAAACCGCCAACTCCGCCATACTGTCCCAGCTGTACTGGCCATTGTCGCCTAGAGAACATGTCACGGAAACCGGTGCCTCGACACCGTATCTGCTGCAACAAAGTCAGAGACAGGAGCAACATGTTGCTCATTATGTTAATCAACCACAACCCGTCTTCACGACGCACCAACACTTCGAGATGTTGCCCGCCAGCGACCTCATCTACTCTTCTGGCCAGAGCGAAGATTATACGTTCGGCATTACGTGTCAACGAAATGAGGAGCAGCATAAC ATGGCCTCAACCTCGCTAGGAACACCAGCAGGGACTTCGACGGTTCCTTGTTCTCAGATGAGTGCCAGCGGGCTCACTGTTCACACCGTAAATTTCTTCCCCCTCATTTCGCCAGCATCGAATGCGCAAAGCGACCAGGGGCTCTTGTATGACCAATTGCTGTCCTCTTCAGCTTATGACCTCCAAGACGAAATGGCTGTTGAGACGACGATTGCGCAGCTTCCAGTTGCAGAATTGCCAGTGAAGGCTTGCGACACCAATACCTCAAGGGCAACGGCGAAGGCCCGTGTGCAGCATTCACCTACTTTAACGCCTCGGCGTGAGAGAGCCACGTCTACACTCTTGCAGGTCTTCTCCGAGACGCGAAAAGCGAACGAGGATGAATTGGGCCAGACGCCAGAAAGTCAAGAGACAGCACTAACGAGAGGTGGAAAGTCTGGAAATCCTTCGATTTTGGCCAAAAACATGTCAAATATGTCACCGCCGCTTTTTCCACAGCCGGAACATCAGAACAGATCACTGTTCATTCAACCTCAGCCTCAGCCCCAATCCTATCCTACAATACCAGCTGACGTTCATGGAGAGCCATCTCCTTCAGCTCCGGCTACTCTCATAAAGCTCACCGCCTCCAGTGCAAACAACTCAACACGGTCGAATGCTCAAGAGCTGAGGGGATTAAAGCACATGAAGTTCTCCGAGCTACCCGAGTCCGTGAACTTTTCTTCAAGTTTTGAGCATTCAGATTTAGACATGGCAACGCCGATTCAATCACGAACAGATCCTAGATCAGTAATGTCCTCTTCAATGCAGTCGCTTGGTCCGCCAGCAGTCGAAAAGCTTACTGCCACCGCAGCAAGCGCAAGCCCCAATGCTGCAGCCGGGTCGACAGGTATTGCAGCGGGAGGAATGCCCCATTTTTTGGATAGAGGAAGTAAAAGCAGAAGGACAAGCGTTTCTCCAGTCCATGCCTCGTCTGCCCTCAAGCAAAGGTCATCTCCCAGCATCAAGCCGCTCTTGCCTGGGACGCCTGGAGGGTACTCTGCGCAGGACACGGTAACTGATTTGTTGGCCTCGAAGTCGAACTATCAGAACATCCTGGAAGGCAACACAGTGCCTGGTGTGACGTATCCGAGTGAGATGTCAACCAACCTCACGTTGAAACGTGCCTCCCACAAGCTTGCAGAGCAAGGCCGACGGAACCGATTCAACCTGGGCTTAGAAGACATGGCAAGCTTGTTGCCGCACGCACTAGACGATTCCATGAATGGCGAAAATGACGAGAAAACAAACAAGAGTGTTAGGGTAGGGGGGGCATCGAATAGTAAGGCCAACATTGTTGAGCTGGCGCTCGGATACATCAAACAGCTGAAGAAGGaagtcgccgacgccaacaaAAGGGCTGTAGAGGCGGAGAATAAGTTGGGGCTCGGGAGACATCAGTGCGAAAAAAACACCGTCGGGGCCGAGTTAGGCATATAG
- a CDS encoding Putative SPX domain-containing protein, which produces MKYGEQLEQESVPEWSLHNVDYNSLKHEIKVHTSRDQATAIAIPGHQDAALQRFEDNLYDELCQQHDRVNLFVSSKADEISRRLQHISDHVQKLIVTCAEEGDRVSLKQHRRFAKYERGLLRCGEETLALAHFINAQITAFRKITKKYKKWTGSPTLSVRFRENVLAKPKSFTRRGLNNIQARYEELLNTLRASTPQLSGPSSPSSDEQVSTCRGSTSEEFFSPVSPTQWQPCQPVRQQQQHYWNEYDYGSEAGEQEDEYAIYINPADNMSFPGLDSMRAIMAAPFCHARRWFSRRQDPERQRLLGSDPFLESYGGISPLGTDTADDEYASSDGMPTVGYATHYANLPSLNEQQVRRYRERALVYGTFGCFGVSFLLLFVTIILISTGRHKIRAEVDVGITVGVVASLFSVCLALGMSLCRHDDVGVWPRVFVYSSFFAACVLNGMLLIVVVGSAA; this is translated from the exons ATGAAATacggcgagcagctcgagcaggAATCCGTTCCAGAATGGAGTCTAC ACAACGTCGACTACAATTCGCTCAAGCACGAGATCAAAGTTCACACAAGCCGCGACCAGGCCACAGCAATCGCCATCCCCGGCCACCAAGATGCCGCCCTTCAGCGGTTCGAAGACAACCTCTATGACGAGCTCTGCCAGCAGCATGACCGGGTCAACCTTTTCGTGTCCAGCAAGGCAGACGAGATCTCGCGGCGACTCC AACATATATCCGACCACGTCCAGAAGCTAATTGTCACGtgcgccgaggaaggcgaccGAGTCTCACTCAAGCAGCACCGTCGGTTTGCCAAGTACGAGAGGGGCCTGCTTCGTTGTGGAGAGGAAACTCTTGCGCTTGCCCACTTCATCAATGCTCAAATCACGGCCTTCCGGAAGATCACGAAGAAGTACAAG AAATGGACAGGATCTCCCACGCTCAGTGTGCGGTTCCGCGAAAACGTTCTTGCCAAACCCAAAAGCTTCACCCGACGAGGCCTGAACAACATTCAGGCCCGTTACGAGGAACTGCTTAACACTTTACGCGCTTCCACCCCTCAGTTGAGCGGGCCTAGCTCGCCTTCTTCGGATGAGCAGGTGTCTACGTGCCGAGGATCTACATCGGAAGAGTTTTTCTCGCCGGTTTCGCCTACGCAGTGGCAGCCCTGCCAGCCCgtccggcagcagcagcaacactACTGGAACGAGTACGACTATGGAAGCGAAGCAGGTGAGCAGGAGGACGAGTACGCCATCTACATCAACCCCGCCGACAACATGAGCTTCCCCGGTCTGGACTCGATGCGAGCGATCATGGCGGCACCCTTCTGCCATGCTAGGAGATGGTTTTCGCGACGGCAGGACCCTGAGAGACAGCGGCTGCTGGGCAGTGACCCGTTCTTGGAGAGCTACGGCGGCATTTCACCCCTTGGGACGGAtaccgccgacgacgaatATGCCAGCTCTGATGGCATGCCCACGGTGGGATATGCCACGCACTACGCCAATTTGCCGAGCCTCAACGAGCAACAGGTCAGAAGGTACCGCGAGCGCGCTCTGGTTTACGGCACCTTTGGTTGTTTTGGCGTGTCCTTTCTACTGCTCTTTGTGACCATCATTCTCATCTCAACGGGCCGCCACAAGATCcgggccgaggtcgacgttggTATCAcggtcggcgtcgtcgccagtTTATTCAGCGTATGCCTTGCCCTGGGCATGTCGCTCTGCCGGCACGACGACGTGGGCGTCTGGCCGCGCGTGTTTGTTTACAGCAGCTTCTTCGCGGCCTGCGTCCTCAACGGCATGCTGCTGATCGTGGTGGTGGGGAGCGCGGCGTAG